From a single Cytophagia bacterium CHB2 genomic region:
- the lolA gene encoding outer membrane lipoprotein chaperone LolA, with amino-acid sequence MNLLSLWTGIHPRRTKTVFAGLLFAALLSSAGLALPPQENADKIIARVRGSYEKLEALSADFQKDYTWALAGETQTMTGKLYLKKGDRYRIETEAQTIVTDGKTVWTYSADKQQVFIDNMTKSQENPLPRDLLIKYTNDFKAEYVRSEKFDQSDCHVVRLRPRQEDDSFAKSVTVWVDKKNWIAVKIEQIDLNENLTIYKLQNFAVNPALEDQLFTFKIPGNVEVVDWRNSEK; translated from the coding sequence ATGAATCTTCTATCTTTGTGGACAGGAATACACCCGCGACGTACGAAAACCGTTTTCGCGGGGTTGCTGTTTGCCGCGCTTTTGAGCTCCGCCGGTTTGGCGTTGCCGCCGCAAGAAAACGCCGATAAAATCATTGCACGCGTGCGCGGCAGCTACGAAAAACTGGAGGCGCTCTCCGCGGATTTTCAAAAGGACTATACCTGGGCGCTGGCCGGCGAAACCCAGACCATGACCGGCAAACTCTATCTCAAAAAAGGCGATCGCTATCGCATTGAAACGGAGGCGCAAACCATCGTCACCGACGGGAAAACGGTGTGGACATATTCCGCTGACAAGCAGCAAGTGTTCATCGATAACATGACGAAGTCACAGGAAAATCCCCTGCCGCGCGATTTGTTGATCAAATACACGAACGACTTCAAGGCAGAATATGTGCGCAGCGAAAAGTTCGACCAGAGCGACTGCCATGTCGTGCGCCTCCGGCCGCGCCAGGAAGATGATTCCTTCGCCAAATCGGTTACGGTGTGGGTCGACAAGAAGAACTGGATCGCGGTCAAAATCGAACAAATCGATCTCAACGAAAACCTGACGATTTATAAATTGCAAAATTTTGCCGTCAACCCGGCGCTGGAGGATCAGCTTTTTACCTTCAAGATTCCAGGTAATGTTGAAGTGGTGGATTGGCGCAACTCTGAGAAATGA